The genomic interval TCAATTCCGATCCCAGCGCGGCGCCATCGCTGACGTCCAGTTCCACGCGCGCGCCGGGCGGCAGCCAGTCCAAACCGCCCCAGACCTCCACGCCGTACACCGCCGCCGGCCGGCGCTCGGGGGGCAGGCGCCGGAGCACGCGCAGCACGGCGAGTGCAACGGCCACGTGGGTCTCGTGCCGGTCGGCCGGGCTGTGCGTGTAGATCGTCTGCGGGCTCATTTGTCCCAGCAGGATCGCGAGATCGGCCTCAAGGTCCCGAACGGCGGCCCCCCGGATGGCCGCGCTGTCGTACTCCAGTTGAACCAAAAGCCCGTAACGGCCGATGCGGGCGGCCTCCTCCTGCTCGCGGCGGCGGACCTCCAGCCACGCCGGACCGCCGTTCGTACAGACGATGCCCCCGAACCCGCTCGAGTCCCAGCCGGCATGAATCCCGTGCAGGGCCACGATCTCCAGGTCGTCGGGATGCGCGCCGATCCCGAGGTGGGTGACCCGCGCCAGGGCCTTTTCCAGCGGTAGTTCGTCGGGCACGAGGAGCGAGGCCTGGGCATGATGAAGCGGCATGGGGCGATGATACTTCATCGAAACGCAACCGGAAGAAAAAACAAACCCTGCTGTGGCGGCTCGGCGAGCCGCCCCGCGCTTCGCAGCGGCGCCGCTACAGTGACGATTCCCCGGGCTCCTGCATGCGCTCCTCCAGCCGCTCCAGATACAGGCCCGCCTGCTCCCGCCCGTCGGGCGGGGCGGATTGGAGAAAGGCGGTCATGAGTGCGCGCGCCTTTTCCAGCTCGCCCTGTTCCTCGTACAGGGCGGCCAGGCGAAAGTGGGCCTCGGGCGAGAGGGGATAGAGGCGCAGGGCCTGCCGGAACGCCGCCTCGGCCTCGTCCGGCATCTTGCGGTAGGCATACACCCCGGCGATCGCGGAACGAAGCTTGGAAAACGCCTTGCGCGCCTCGGTGTTCGACTCGAAGCCCGGCTGCTTTTCCAGGAGGGCGATCTGCTTCTTCCAGAACGTGCGGTCGCGGGCCACGGCGGCGGCGGGGAGTTCGCCCAGCGGTTCGGGATTCAGCTTCAGGATCAGCCCGCGGGGCTCGAGATAGGGATACATCCAGGGCACCACGTAACTTTCCTCGAGGAAGATGGCGCGCTCGCTCCGGTTATGTTCAAAGATCATGTCCGCGAGAATGCCGTTGATCATCATGACGCCGGCCACGCCCTGGACGGACACACGGCCGTCCTTGATGCTGACCTCGGCCCCGGCCTCGATCCGGCCGGCCTGGACGTCTTCCACGTACTGTCGAAAGGCCTGGTTGGAATCTTCCGGGGTCGGCAACCAGATGTTCTCCCCGTACACCGCGCGGAGATGGGCCATGTACGTGTTGTCCGCGAGGGCGTTCTGGGTGAGGGTAAACAACGGCGGCGGGTCTTTCAACGCGTTGACCGCGGTAATGACGAAGCGCCCGGCATCCGTTCCGCCGAAGTACAGGCTGCCCTCCGGCATGGAGGCCAGGATTGGCTCGTAGTACAGCCGGAGGAGTTCCGAGTCTTGTTTCCAGTTGATCCAGACCTCCCAGAGCCCGAGCGTTTCGTGCACGCAGGCCCAGAGTTCGTTCTGCAGGCCGGGCGCCTGCCACCCGCCGGTTCCCGGGGCCTTGAGGCGCTGGAATCGATTCGACACCGCGGCCCAGTCGCCGGCCTCGGCAGCCTCGAAAAAGGACACGGCCTTTTCCGGCAGGGCCAGCCCGAGCCGCTCGGCCAGCTCGACGGCCAGTTGGTGCCGCGCGGCGCTGAAGGCCCGCACCCCGGCGCCGAAGTCGTCCGCCGGCGCGCTTTCCGCGGCCCCGGCCGGGGCCGCGCAGAGAGCCATCCACCCCAGGGCCAGGAATCCGACGAGTGTTCCTTGCATGCCGCCCTCCTTTTGATCCTCACCATTTGACATTCGACCGCTTCATTTGTTTCATCGCCGATTTGAAGAATCGTCCAAAGGCCTTGTCCTTCTTCCTTTTCTCGACATAGGAGCGGTTGTGGTATTCGGCTTCCTTCTTCAGTTTAAGGTAGTTCCGGTAGCGCTCGTCGCTCAATTCGCCGGCCTGGACGGCGGCCAGGACCGCGCAGCCGGGCTCGCGCGTGTGGGTACAGTCCGGGAAACGGCAGCGCGTCGAATACTCGGCGATGTCGTTGAAGGCCGCCTCGAGGCCGTCCTCGGCGCCGAGGAGTCCCAGTTCGCGCAGGCCGGGCGTATCCACCAGCATGGCGCCGTTGTCGAGGACGACCAGTTGCCGGCGGGAGGTCGTGTGCACGCCCTCGCCGGTCCCGCTCACGGCCCGGGTCTCGAGCGCCTCTTTCCCCAACAGCCCGTTGATCAGCGTGGTTTTTCCGACACCTGAAGAGCCGAGCAGGCCGTAGGTTCTGCCGGGGAGCAGGAGCTTCCGGAACGCCTCCACTCCGTCGCCCGTCGCGTTGCTCAACGGCAGCGCCGGCACGGTGATGCCGGACTCCCGGAGTTCCCTGATCCGTTGCTCCAATGCCTCCCGGGAAACCATGTCGGTCCTGCTAAGGACGAGGTGCGCCTCCATGCCGCCGTCGCGGGCGATCACCAGGTACCGGTGGAGCCGCGGCACGCTGAAATCGAAATCGCAACCCTGCACGATGAACGCCGCGTCGATATTCGCGGCGATCATCTGGAAGTCCATGGTCTTGCCGGGCGTCTTGCGGCGCAGGAACGTCTTGCGCGGCAGAACATCGTGGATGAGGGCCGGGCCGCGCGACGCGGACCATTGGACGCAGACCCAGTCGCCCACGCAGGGGAGGTCGCCGGCCGACCGGGCCGAAAACCGGAACCGGCCCGCCAGTTCCGCGTAGGTCTCGCCGGCCTCGTTCCGGACCAGGAAGGCGTCCCGGTCCACGGCCGTGACGCGGGCCAGGCGGCGGTCCGGCTGCAGGAGCCTGGTCGCCCGCTCTTCAAACCAGGCATCCAATCCTAGGGGGGTCAGATCCATTACGCCGTCAAAGGCCCTTGTCCGTGGATCAGGATAGCGAACGAATAGACGAAGGCAAGGGCGGTTCCGCCCACGGCCGCTCGTTTCGAACCCCGCCCTTCCCGCCCCCCGTTGCGGACGGTCACCAAATAACGGTGGGGTGGGGGCCGGGACGCGACCTTCGCGGTCGGAGGCCCCCCCCTTTACCCGGCGGCGATCCGCGGGGTACCAATCTCCGTACAGGGGACTGACGCACCAGGACATGAACACGCACGCGGCCGTGCAGGGCCTCGGGCGGGGGCGTGAATATCGGTCCGGCGGGAAGAAAGCTCCGCGCTTTCTCGACTCAAGCGGGGGAGACCAGCACATGAAGACAAGACTGTGTATCGTCGCGCTGGCGCTGCTGGCGGCCCAGGGTCGGGGCGAGGACGCCAAGCCGGCGGAAACGCGCTACGCCCTGACGGCGGGCAAGCCGGTCCTTGTAAGCACCAAGGCGGGAACCCTCGTGCGGGTTCCGGGGTTCGACCTGACGTGCCGGCCGGGGGAGCCCCGCGTGCCCGTCCGCTCGTTCAGGTACCTGCTTCCCTCCGATGCCGATCCCGGGAGCGCGCGCGTCGTGATCCGGACGGCCGAAACCGACACGCTCAAGGGCGTGAAAGACCTGGTTCCCGGCCAGGCCGGCGTCGTGCCGCACAGCAGGGGCAAGTCCGTGTCCCCCGTGCTTTCAAAGGGGGCGGTCTACCGGCGCGACGCACTGTTTCCCGAGTCGTACGTGACCATAACGCCCGAGGGAAGGCTCGGCGACCGGCCGGTCGTGCGGCTCGACTTCTACCCCGTCCGGGTGAACCCGGTCCGTGGAATCCTGCAGGTCGTGCGCCGGACGGAGGTATCCCTTCTGTATTCCACGAAGAGCGCGGCCAGCCAGGCGATGGAGCCGGTCAATCTAGATGAGCTGTCTCCCTTCCGCCTGACCGAGCTCGATCCGGCGGTCAGCCGGAAATGGCTGACCACGCTCCGCCTCAATCCCCACATTCTCGATGCGCTCTTCCCGCGCCAGGGCTATGCCATCGTCACCACGCAGGCCATCCGCGCGCGGGTCCCGGAACTGGACACGTTTATCGCCCATAAGCGCGCCCTGGGCTACAACGTGGTCCTTGTCACCGAGAATGCGCAGAACGACGACGCC from Kiritimatiellia bacterium carries:
- a CDS encoding PIG-L family deacetylase → MPLHHAQASLLVPDELPLEKALARVTHLGIGAHPDDLEIVALHGIHAGWDSSGFGGIVCTNGGPAWLEVRRREQEEAARIGRYGLLVQLEYDSAAIRGAAVRDLEADLAILLGQMSPQTIYTHSPADRHETHVAVALAVLRVLRRLPPERRPAAVYGVEVWGGLDWLPPGARVELDVSDGAALGSELIGLFRSQIDGGKRYDAAVAGRRAANATFADPYAPDRARELCLALDLTPLVQNTSLDIEGYVAAQLDRFRQEAVQRLRRYSRKGN
- a CDS encoding tetratricopeptide repeat protein, translated to MQGTLVGFLALGWMALCAAPAGAAESAPADDFGAGVRAFSAARHQLAVELAERLGLALPEKAVSFFEAAEAGDWAAVSNRFQRLKAPGTGGWQAPGLQNELWACVHETLGLWEVWINWKQDSELLRLYYEPILASMPEGSLYFGGTDAGRFVITAVNALKDPPPLFTLTQNALADNTYMAHLRAVYGENIWLPTPEDSNQAFRQYVEDVQAGRIEAGAEVSIKDGRVSVQGVAGVMMINGILADMIFEHNRSERAIFLEESYVVPWMYPYLEPRGLILKLNPEPLGELPAAAVARDRTFWKKQIALLEKQPGFESNTEARKAFSKLRSAIAGVYAYRKMPDEAEAAFRQALRLYPLSPEAHFRLAALYEEQGELEKARALMTAFLQSAPPDGREQAGLYLERLEERMQEPGESSL
- the rsgA gene encoding ribosome small subunit-dependent GTPase A; protein product: MDLTPLGLDAWFEERATRLLQPDRRLARVTAVDRDAFLVRNEAGETYAELAGRFRFSARSAGDLPCVGDWVCVQWSASRGPALIHDVLPRKTFLRRKTPGKTMDFQMIAANIDAAFIVQGCDFDFSVPRLHRYLVIARDGGMEAHLVLSRTDMVSREALEQRIRELRESGITVPALPLSNATGDGVEAFRKLLLPGRTYGLLGSSGVGKTTLINGLLGKEALETRAVSGTGEGVHTTSRRQLVVLDNGAMLVDTPGLRELGLLGAEDGLEAAFNDIAEYSTRCRFPDCTHTREPGCAVLAAVQAGELSDERYRNYLKLKKEAEYHNRSYVEKRKKDKAFGRFFKSAMKQMKRSNVKW